CTCTCGTATCTCCCGTGTCGCAGCGCATTGATCCGCATATCGAATCCTTTGTTTGTCTCTGTCGTGCTCGGTGTATTGCTTCCGTTTCTGCGGGTTTAGCAAGTGCCATACCCGCCTCGCACAACCTTCTCTTTTCGCGTCTTTTCACAGGCTGATTCTTCTGCAGCCTCTGCTCGTCATAGAAGCTGTCGCAGCTGTACGTAGAAGGCGACTTGAAAGATGGGCACCTACAAGCGCATACGCTCCCAGTCGGCGTACGAGGAGGCGAGCGTGTCCGCCTTCGTAGACAGCTGCGTGGACTATGCGAGCAACGTGACGTTCCACGCGGTGGAGAAAGGTCGTGCGCTGACTTCAAAGACGGGGCAGGTGCAGACGGTGCTCGTGCTGGGCACGGATgcgcagctgaaggagatggcgacggcggcggcgtgcccgCACTacgatgcggcggcgtgcgctgctgctgcgacggcgccggagTCGCGTGCGCACGTCGTGAAGGTGACGGCGACAGTACGGCTGCTGATCGGGAAGGTGCCGTCCGTCGCGTCGCGCCACAACTGCGCGTCGCGGCCGGACCAGGTGAGCGAAATCGTGAAGCAGGCGATGGCGGAGTGCCCCGCCGCGGACGCCGAGGCTGGGCTGGACATCTACTACCTGGGCAGTGGCCACGAGGTGAGCGTGGCCGTCGCGATTGCGCGGTCGTGCCGGCGGTCGTTCACTGCGAAGCGCGGGCACGCGGAGCAGAACTACCTGAACGTTGGCCGCCCGGTGCGCGTGGTGATGCCGTCCGGCaagacggcgcagctcgctgTGATTGCGCAGTGCGTGCAGCTGTGCCAGCGGCTGGTGGACGCGCCGACGAACCTGCTGGACACGGTGACGTTCACGGAGATCGCTGTGCGGTGGGCAGCGAAGCTGAAGGCCGCCGGCATCGATGTGTCCGCCAACGTGATCGCTGGAGAGGAGCTCCGCGAGCGTGGGTACGGCGGTCTTTACGGTACCGGGAAGGCCGCTGAGTACCCGCCGCACCTTGTGACGCTGTCGTACAAGCCGAAGGCTGCTATGCCACCCAAGGATCGAATTGCGCTTGTGGGCAAAGGCATCGTGTACGACACCGGCGGCCTTGCGATCAAGCCCCGCGACGGCATGTGCACGATGAAGCACGACAtgggcggtgcagcggccgTGTTCTGCGGCTTGTTGTGCCTGGCGATGCTGCGGGCGCCTATTGAGGTGTCGAGCATCTTGTGTCTCGCTGACAACGCCGTGGGCCCCCGGTCGCAGCGCAATGACGACATCCTGCGCATGAAGTCCGGCGTCACCGTGGAGGTCAACAACACAGACGCCGAAGGCCGCCTTGTGCTCTCGGACGGTGTCTACCATGCCTGCAAAGAGCTGAGCTACACGCCGAGCATCATTGTGGACATGGCTACGCTGACAGGCGCGCAAGGCGTTGCCACTGGCCAGCACCACGCTGCCATCTACACGAACTCAGAGGCCAGCGAGAACCGCTTCGTGGCCGCCGGCAAGGCGTGCGGCGACTTGTGTTTTCCAGTCGTGTACTGCCCTGAGTTTCACAACGCCGAGTTTGCCAGCGCTGTGGCCGATTTCAGGAATAGTGTAAAGAGCCGCGCCAATGCACAGGTGAGCTGCGCGGGGCAGTTTATTGGCAACAACCTGTCCAAGGACTACGAGGGCGAATGGGTGCATGTTGACCTGGCCGCGCCCGCGACCCGCGATGAGGCCACGGGGTTTGGTGTCGCCTTGATTGCGCAGACGTTTGCAGCGGAGCTGTTGTAGATGGGATTTTGCCGTCACGTCAAGCGACTAAGGGAGTGAGGGGCTGGCGTTCGCGGTCGTGGTGGAGCGGCCTCTGCGGAGCCACGgacccccctccttctcccccttgTTCCTGTGGCCTATcggccgaaaaaaaaaaacacacacacgcaaccCTCTGTGCTGCATCTGTCCTCGctcccttttcgtttttttttattgctTTTTTTATTTCAGTGGGGTGGGCATCGGTCGCGCTCCCTGATGGTATCTCTTACGCACTCCTCACTcaggcccccctcccctcctctcacGAAtctctgctgccgttgcagtGGCAGTTGCAGCTCTGCCTTGCTCCCTACCACTCCGCTCGATGCGTACGAGGGATGCTGCAGCGCCCCTCGTACACGTTACACCGCCGCGGGGTCTGCGCTGTCCATTCGCGCAAGCTGAGCCGTATCACTCCTCCCTCTTACCTCGCTCTTTTCTCtgctcgcttttctttcctttgtgCCGATCGGCGCATGTGGGGACGGAGTACAGCGAAGAgggtgctgcggcacagcGTCCTTCCCTTCCGTGTTGGTGCGTCTATGAGTGTCTGTGTCGCTCGTCGGACGTGCACAGAGCGACggcctcaccaccacccacaagcacacgcacatggcTTGAAAACCGTTTAAATACGCGCAGTCGTGTCAGCAGAGCAAGTCTTTCCATGGTCGCTATAGAGCTATCTATCCCAGCCGATCCTGGTGTCTTCTTTTCTAAACTGTCATTAAGGCTactaaacacacacaaacagacgAGCAGAGCACGCACCTCCCGCTCAAATCGAGGTAGCGCTCTTTCGGTTCTGATTTCCATCCTGCGGCTCGCGTGCCTCCCTCGCACCGAGCGCGCCAGGGCAACGACCGCCTCCCCGCACTGTCGAGAGGACACATTttgccgcttctctctcgccatcATTCTCTTTGGCattctccccccccccacccccgacGCAGTGTCCGTTgacgccctcccccttctcacTCAAGTTCTTCGACGGGTTCACGCAGATAAGCAATGGGGCTGCCAGGCTGGATGCGGCGGTGTGAGATCTATGCGATCTGCATGGTGTGGcccatcgccaccgtcgtgggGCTCGTAGGCACCTACCGTCTCTTCATGTGGAGCTACGGCGGTCGTGAGTGCTTCCGCTACGTTGCCATTCAGGAGCCGTTCAAGGAGGAGTGGTATCAGGCGAACCCCAAGTCGGCGCTTGGTATGGACACGCCACTCTCGCACGTGCCCAAGTACCTGGAGACGCCAGGGTACACCGTCGACGGGGCCACGGACGATCATCCACACCACCGCAACTTCTAAGCGAGCACATAAGGGGATGTCAGCGACTCGCCTATCATACCGTGGGCTCTCTCGCAGCGCCCGTGCTCATTGTCGTGTTCCAGCAGCTGTGCTTTCTTCACCTGACCGTTCcctttgccccccccccgtgcGCATCCGCGTGCGGGCGTCAAGGGGGCACCGAGCTGCGGTGCTTGTCGGTGCCTACTCACGATTTTCTTGCATGATCGCACACGACTACTCGTGCgagggtggcggtgctgcttgAAGGGAACTACCGTGTTACCCTAATCGCGTTCTGTTGCGGTgctctgtgtttgtgtgtgtgtgggtgtctACATGCTCCTTTGCGTGATTGCAGTGCTCGAAAACAGCTAGTGCGCAGTCCAGCCAAGACCCACTGGCTGCAGCCTCCCTCTCGGTTCTCCCTCGCCGTTCACAGTTGCCCGCATCATCTCTTTACTTAACGGCAGGCCTTACTGGTGCTCGAAGGCACCTGCGAGGAGCCTTCGGCgggtgccgccggcgtgccGTTGCATGCGTTGCTGGGCGGCTGGCCTCGATCTCGTGTCTCTCTCGTGCACGCGTTCCAGCTCGAACGTCATCAACGCCTCtatctccccctccttccgcCTCCGACCTGATCTCCTGTGGCATAGGGACATATCTTGCACGCCTCACAGCGCCTACGTGGCCTCCTGCACGAGGGCGAGTCTGacttcttctcccttttctctaCCGTTTAGATTGTACTCTCCTTCCGCATGAGATGCTCCGCCAGCTTCCTTTTTTCCGGCGCTCCTCCGGCTTCTGCTGGCAGTGCTTCGGGTCAGCACCAGCACTCCTtgcgtcctcctcctttgtcCACGAGCCACCTCGACCGCGAAGCCCAGACAAGCCTTGATGTCAGAAGAATGCGCCCGGCAGTGGATCGTCCaagcagccgccgcagcagttgGCGCAGCCGTGCCCCTCGCCCTGTCACGGCTCGCCAACTCTGCCGCGCTATTCTCGGTATGGATCATGTGGGCGtctgcacagcagcggccggcaAGCCCTGCAGTCGCCACGCAACGCAGGAACCGCAGACTTGTGTGCTGTCGTCAGCGTCAACGTCTAGTGCGTCTGCACCGTGTGGAGAAGACCACGAAGTGCGTGGTGACATATACGGTTTGCGCGAGACAGTTAGCGCCGCCCGTCTGGGCGAGAGCACCATTCAGCTGGATGCTGCCGCGTGCCACCGCGTTGTCGTGTGCGGCCGCATTgtgcgctgcatcgacgCCTTTTCCAACGGTagcgtcgcggctgcagcaggagccgTCTCGTCGTCCGTGTCACCAACTGTGGTTCCATACGACCTCTTGTGGCTCTCCGACGCCACCGGTGTCGTTTGCGTGTTGCGGCTCCGTCCTGCTCTTGTGCACGGGCGCACACCGCCTTCTTCCCCCGGTTGCTTGTGCGGCGGATGGACAAGCGTGTCCGCGCGCGATGTGCGCTGCGACACACTGGGCGCCGCTGGTGTTGAGCTATCAGACGTTTTTGCCGCTGTTGacgccggcggagctgcgccttctgccatgtctgcagcggcacgcgcgtcgctgccggacCGCAACTCATGCTCACCTGTGCCTGAGGAACAGCGGTGCCCTAGTGACTTGGGAAGTGGCGAGGTGACGACACACAAGGCCATCAGTTGGGGCACGGACGCGACAGCAGCTATGGTAAGCCGTGGCCTCGAGTATGAGGATGACTATGCCCTCGGTGTCAACGACTACGTGGTGTGTGTAGGGTCTCTTGCCTTCGCCGACGTTGATGTGCAAACCAGGCATGCTCTGCAGCCGTATGCCAGCGATCTACGCCAGGCTACCTGGGCCACAGCCACGTCGTCGCGGTCATCCTTCTGCGCCTTTCCGGGCGACGCGGCATACTTCATCGGCACTGGCGATGCCTCGGGCGACGCGGGCTGCCGTGCGAGCGGTACAGATGGAAGAGACGCCGCtaccgaggaggagggagctGCGGCTAGCGTGCGACGGCGctcagcgccagcaccgccgccacggcaggcGTTTGTGTTACTCCCAGGCAGCGAggtgccgctgacgctggaCGCGGCACGGACACAGCTGGGCTTGGTTGGATCGCTGCCATCGAGCGCCCATTACCTCaccgctgctgaagctgcgcAGTGGGGCTGCACACCTTTTGATCATGCCGCCTCGAGCTCAGCGCTGTCGTCATTCTCGGCATCCGAACTCCGCGaccacggcggcggaaggAAGCTAGCGACATCTGCCGGCTGGGCCACATCGACGGCACACGCCTGTGCAGGGGCTGACATGAATGCAGTACCGCTCATGGGCATCAAGGGATATCCACGCCTCGTGCTTGACACGAATGAATGCTTGTTTTGGTGGCTTGCGGCGGCTGAGACGCACCTGCgcttgcgcgcacgcgcggctgcgcccCCTCAGCCAGTGTCTGAACCGACCGCTCCCTGACCCCACCCTTCGTGCAAGGATACCGCTTATGAAGAGACAGGGACGCTCAGCCTTTCGCTTTCTACTCTCCTTGTTTTTGTGTTCTTGTTTGCTGGGGCCCCTCACATCCCTTGGCATGTCTCTGCTGCGATCTGCTACTGCGCATGCTCGCTTTCGATTCGGCCGCGCTCACCGTCGGCAACCGCCCCCGTTCCCTACACACAGGGtacgtgagagagagagtgacaCAGGTGCTCATCACCTCGTCAGCGCACAGCGCGCAAGGCGGCCGTCTTGTCGTCCCTCGGCATACAGGTGCACGGCATCTGTGGCGAAGGGCAATACACACTGACACCTACATGTGTCTTTTGTGTAGTGTTGCGCGTGTGGCTTTGTTTTGGTTGTTCCACGCGCCATCGCCTGGCCGGCTCGCAGCCCTCACCACGTttttctccgcctcccctcctcccctcttcctcctcttgtcCGCACCTCGTTTTCGTTTCTGCTTTGCGTTGTTGGCCGGCGTTGGCGCAGCCGCTAaacaagacacacacacgcagacgcgcggGGTGAGCACTGCTGGATCAAGACGCAACGGGCCCTGCGCACCTTGCTCAGACCTCTTCACCCGGACGTCACTCTGCGTCCACCTCTACTCATCCCTTGCGCTGACGCTAGCCAAACGCAATGCGGCCAGGCGGAATtaagcgctgccgcagcggctcctGTTCTCCGCCGCTTCCGACCGCGTATGCCCCtgacagaggcggcggcagtgtgccggctgctgcagcctctGCGCTGGCTGACGGCAGCGATCTTTTCGCGTCCTGCGGACTGCTTCGTAATCGACAGCGCCATATCGGTGACATGAGTGCCGCCGGCCttcgcggtggtggcgcggcatCCGCAGCTGACGTGTATGTCCTTCAGAAAAACCTACTACACCTGCAGACACTGCAGGaagtgctgcggcgcacctcgCTGGCTGAGATGCGCGACCGCGAGGTGGTGGAGTGCCTGCTTGGGACGGAGCAGTGGCTACGCGAGCTGAGCCGGCCGTTGGCGTCGGCGGGCGTCGGCATCAGCGCCAATGTTGGCGCATCATCATCCTCGCTCAGTGGGTTTCCGCCGTGCGTGGAGGGCGACGCACTGAGAAGCGCTTACCGTAGTGCCCTCTCGGAACTGCGCCTACTCGTGCTTGGCGTCTTGAACACGATGCCATGGTGGCGCGTCGTGGAAACAGTGGCGGGCAACccaccagcggcgcagacgcgcggAGCACGCACGGCtagcgccagcggcggcggtcacagcggcagcgaggctgGTGCTGCACGGGTAGCAGCGCGCCACGCTAGCGGTCGGGATCATTCCGTGGCAGCGCTCCACGTCATCACGCGTTGGCACGTGCGTCTCCAAATCGCCTttgagcgtgtgtgtctggtATTGATTGATCAGTCGCAGCAAACCGTGCGCGGCGTTCTCGAGGTGCTGCTGAAACCCTGTCAACTGCGCCCACCCGTGCGCGATGGCGCGCGGCGCTCCATCCCGAGCGACAGCTTCATTCGCGTCCTGAACGCGGTGGCGACCAAGTACAGTCCCATCTACGttgtggagctgctggagggcTGCATTGCCGACTTtatgccgcggcggcggtgggcggaGCGACGCCACCACGTGGCGTGCACCGCTGTGTTGCTGTACTTGGCACTGGAGGGGCATACCCCAGCGTACCATCCACGACTCGGCAACAGCCAAAGTTTGCTGCGCGCCGTGGGGCTTCTAAAGTCGCTgcgctcgcggcgcgccgatGGCAGAGGTGATCTGAGCGGCTCTccatggctgctgccgcccgccACGGGCTCATACTCCCTGATCCTCCCAGGAGGCACGTCAGAGGAGAGCGGAACCGACCTGGGAGGGTTGTCCTCTCCGATgtcggcgaagcagcagtgcgaccACGCATCACTGTCGTCGATGCTTCCGACGGCCGGCGTGCTGCCGTCAGGCTACGTGAGCGCCACGCTCTTGGAGGGGGCAAGGGCTGGCGAGGTGTCGCTGAGACAGCCGACTCTGCCACATCCATCCCTACTTGGAGGCAGCTCGTCCGTGATGgataccaccaccacggcgagCGGCACAGAACTGAGCGACGGCGGTTGCGCGAGGTCTGTGGTGAGTGACTGTCTCACGGGTGGCCCATCTGGACGCTACGTCAGAGCCGCCTTTTCCGGCGTTGGTGGAGGCAGCGACAGCTccacagcaacagcagcatcGTGCCGAGGGAAGGGCAGATCTGGTGGAAGGGTAGCTGGACAGctcagcagcgagggcggcgggaGCACAGGGTTTTTGCCTGGAGCGGCAGTAGCAGCCGGCGCGCCAAGCGTGCTCGACGTAACGGTAGAGCACAACAACAAGCTCCTGTCGTACCGGAACGACATTTTGCGCGTTCTCCTGAACCGGCTGCTGGATGTGGAGTTGACGCTAGAACCGAGAgacgcagaggagcagcagggcGGATGGTCACTTCTCGGGGGCATGTACgggctcggcggcggcggtccaTCCTGCGCGATTTCGTTGAGGTCGCGCCAGGCGTCTGTCCGCGGTAGCCCGCTCGGCTCTCCAGCGACGCCCGGGCTGGGGAGCCCGTCAGCCCTCCTTTCAGCGCCGGCATCGTTGCTTCCGGGTGGGAATGGCGGCGGTTCCGCCAGTGCGTTCCCCAGCACCCCGATCACCGCTGCAGACGCGGATACGTCTCGACCCGCCGCGACTGCGTCCTCTGACTGCAGTAGTTCTGCGTCTTTCTTGCCCACCGCATTGCTTCTTCCACGGTCCGACTCGCTCGGCCTCATTGGTGGCACTGGCCTTGCTGACTGGAGTtctgcggccgcctcgcccggCGCGTCGCTGGCCTCAGTGCAGCCTCTCGAGCGTTTCTTCAATACACTGTCGCAACCCTATCTCCGCATTCTGCGCGACTGCGCAACGCTCGTGTATGGGCGACTGGCTGATGACCTCCGTCGCCAGCAGATCGCCGGCTCATGCGGGAACGCTGATTGGTGGATGGACATTGTGCCGTTCTATTTGACCGTCGTAACGCGGGTGGATCGTCCAGTGTACTTGCTGTACCTGGCCCCGAGTCTGTCAATGCTCGGGACGGAGGATGAGCCCGTAGGGCTGCTGCACAAGCTCATCACTCTCGTTACCAAAGGTATCATGCCAGTggagcagccgcgcagcagcagcaacgcaagTGGCGCCTTCGCACGCTCCTCGGCGATTTGGCagtcgtcggcgacggcattCGTCTTCAGCGCTTCGTCGTTGCCTCTCTCGGCGGCTCCCGCGCAGCCGGTGCGTCTGCGCATGGCGCCCCCGACGGGTGCCAGCCGTCGGGTCGTTACCATGGAAGAGCGCCTGCGTGCGGCTCGTCACATCTTTCCACTCTTTCGCTTTCTGCGTAGCCGCATCGATGAGGCCAGCGGGGAaggcgtgcggcgccgtTTGCTGAAGTGGACGGCACAGGAGCTACGCCGGCTTGGCGgttcctccgcctcggctaTGGGGAGCAGTGGTGGGCCAGGCGGAAACGTGTATGCGCGCAGCCGTCCGCTGCCCTCGCGAGAAACGCGACTAGCCCTCATCACCTTCGCGCAGTGCGCGGCGATATCGGAGCTGATGGGGGTCGAtgtggtgccgcagctcagcagcgccggcaagGCGGCCCGCGACTCTTCTCGGTTTACGTCGAGCACTGCCTACGGAGATACCTCTGACGGCATTGCGGCCTCCTTGGAGCCTTTCCTAAACCGATACACGTTGCAGAGTGAACCGCCGGCAGATGATGGGGATAATGAGAACAGCAACTGCTCAGCAGCTTCGTCGTCTGCATCTCCGTCGGAATCATCGTCATCACCATTGGCGTTGGCGTCTTCCGCGATACGTGACGCGGAGCAGGCGAGACTGAAGGCATCCGGAAAGGTCGTAGCGACTGCTGCGACAGGGGCGCCGTCTGTGGCCCCACGTGGCACGGGGCAgagccggcgccgtcgtcataTCGACCTTCGACAAATGGAGTTTGAGGGgttgctgcagccgcagttGATGGCGTACTGCCCATGGCAGGCGTGGTTGAGTTGATGTGCTCTCGCGAAaaacacacaagcacacacacacacacacacacacgcacgctggCGATGTCATTCTGCTGTGCAGCAGGTGTGCGTTGGGGCCCGTAGGCCAAAAGGAAAGCCAACGGTTGCCGAGCGGTCCctcgattttttttttattattCGATGCTGTTGTTTTATGGCGCTCTTCGGTGCGGGTGTATTGTgttttgttgtgtgtgtgtgtgcgtaggAGTGGGGTGcgccccccttctcctctccactTCCTCAACCTCAACGCCACGGCAACAGGTGCCAAATCGACGGGGCGTCGTTCGGCAACAGAAATAAGTGTGACTAGCGAAGTAAAAGCTGTGcgccaacacacacgcacccgaCGGGCAAATGATATGTGCTGCCCCtcttccgttttttttttttcgggagagagggggacaTCCGTGTCTGCGGAAACAAGAAAGCATGGGCAAGGTCCGTTGCGTGAGAGGattggtggtgatggtggtggggaggggaggggcgctgACAAGGGTTAGATGAAGAGAGACGAtgatgagagagagggagggagatgggcgccgccgtcgctcgccctcttctctgGTGACATGCGTGCTGGTCGATGCATTCTCACAGTGGGTATGGCTGCGGTCGGAGTACACCCCTTCTGTTCTCCATCTTTGACGACGTATACATGACCCAacgccgcggcaccggctGTGAGCGTTCCTCGCATTGCGGCTTTAGTCGCTCTTCAGGATAGTCGCGACTGCGCTATGCCGCCCCTcgtcccctcctccttccccttcgAACCCTGTTCGGCCCGTCCGTGTCACGAATGCATGCACGGCATCACTCTCTGCATCTCTTCCATCCTAGCTTGCACTGCCTTTGCTGCACCCAGCTGCACTACAGTTCGCAGTAGCGTTATAACCGACTCCATTGCCCCTTTCTCCAGGTCCTTACTCCCTCGCCTCCGTCCATCGTCGGAGCTCCTTATCCCCGCCTTTGTGTTTGTCTTGACGCACTCGTGGGGCACCCCTCCCGTAACAGCTACCCACATAATGAAGCGCATAGAGACCGTTTCGAAACACCTGCAGGACAATGAGTTTGTCCGCGTCGAACGACGCGGTGGGGTCGGGCTGATCCGCATGTTGAgttcggcgccgccgcgctcgcacaTCGGCGGCTGCATACTATGTGCTCCAATGCGAGCGCAGGTCTTGCGCGCCCTCAAGACGCTAGAAGCCGACGCCGACTGTCGTCTCATTGTGCTCACCTCAACCAGTCACCGTTTTTTCTCCAGCGGCATCGATATCGCCAACTTCACGGAGTGCTTCATCTCCGACCCTACCGCGCAGCCGCCTGTGCCATCCTTGTCGGAGCTGACAGCCGCGGTCGCCATGTGCCCCAAGGTGTGTGTAGCAGTTATTCAGGGTCTGTGCTCGTCATGGGGGCTCGAGCTTGCTCTGGCGGCCGACTACCGCATCTGCGAGGTGAACGCACACTTCCGCTTCCCGGAGGTGCGGTTTGGCATCAcccccggcggcggcggtgcacagCGGCTCGTATGCCTCGTTGGCGTGCCGCACGCGCTGAACATGCTGTGCTACGGCCGCCGAGTGTACGCAAAGGAAGCGCACCAGATCGGCCTCGTTGACGCACCAGCGTACAGCGCCCCACACTTTTGGACGGCGTTGGGAGGGTTCCTCGAGAAGCACGTCACCGCGGCCACTCCCGGCACGCCAGGCGGCCACGGCGAAAAGGCGACCGGCCTGAGCACGCTGGAGGAAGCGCGGGCGGCAAAAGCGGTCGccgtgcaccgccgtcgcagctgccCGGCGTACGCGAAGCACTCCCTCTTTAACCGCGGCTGGCACGCGTGGATGGAGCACAAGCTGCGCAAATCTGTGCCGCGCGAGGTTCGGGCTCCGTACCGCGCGATCGAGGCGGTGAAGCTGGCCGTCACGCACAGCTGCCGTTTCGACAGACGCCGGAGCGTTCCGAGCTCGAACGGTGCCGAGCAAaacgacgccgcggctgcatacacggcggcggagcgggcgctgtTCGAGTCTTGTCTTCTTCTGCCTGAGACGCAGGCAATGCAGCACCTGATGCGTGCGTCGCAACGGACATCGATGTCGTGGGAGAGGAAATGGATcagccagcagcgcccgGTGCCAGGACTGGCGATTATCAACGATCGCAGTTCGGCAGTGCATGTCGCGGTGAGCCCTCCCGTCTCGGCGGCCTCCGTGTCCGACCTCCATACAGACGACGGCACGGCGCGACTGGGACTGAAGAAGGTGGCTGTCATTGGTGCCGGCACCATGGGAACGTCGATTGCActcatgctgctgcggcagtcgGAGATCGAGGTCATCTtggtggaggcggacgcTCAGCGGCAGGCAGTAGCCCGCCATGCCATCGAAGACTACCTGCGCAGCCGTGTCGAGGCACACCGATTATCAAAACACCGCTTCGACGACATGCTGCACCGACTGCGCGTGACGGGCAGCTGCATAGCCCCGTTCCCTCCTGTCCTTGCGGATGCTGATCTCGTCTTCGAGTGTGCGCCGGAGGTTGCGGCGATCAAGCAGAACATCCTCGCCGGCCTCGACTCTGTCTGCAAGCGCTCCACGATCCTTGCAACGGGCTCATCGGCGCAGGACGTGAATGAGCTCGCAGCCGTGACGCAGCGCCCTGGTCAGGTGCTCGGCATACACTTCTTCCCCCCCGCAAACGAGTCCCCGCTGGTGGAGGTGATccgtggcgctgcgacgGAGGGGTGGGTCGTGGAGCGCGTGATGCACCTGTTGTGCCAACTTGACAAGTACCCGATTCTATCTGTTAGTCGTCACGGCTACGTTGGgactcgg
This genomic stretch from Leishmania infantum JPCM5 genome chromosome 33 harbors:
- a CDS encoding metallo-peptidase, Clan MF, Family M17 — protein: MGTYKRIRSQSAYEEASVSAFVDSCVDYASNVTFHAVEKGRALTSKTGQVQTVLVLGTDAQLKEMATAAACPHYDAAACAAAATAPESRAHVVKVTATVRLLIGKVPSVASRHNCASRPDQVSEIVKQAMAECPAADAEAGLDIYYLGSGHEVSVAVAIARSCRRSFTAKRGHAEQNYLNVGRPVRVVMPSGKTAQLAVIAQCVQLCQRLVDAPTNLLDTVTFTEIAVRWAAKLKAAGIDVSANVIAGEELRERGYGGLYGTGKAAEYPPHLVTLSYKPKAAMPPKDRIALVGKGIVYDTGGLAIKPRDGMCTMKHDMGGAAAVFCGLLCLAMLRAPIEVSSILCLADNAVGPRSQRNDDILRMKSGVTVEVNNTDAEGRLVLSDGVYHACKELSYTPSIIVDMATLTGAQGVATGQHHAAIYTNSEASENRFVAAGKACGDLCFPVVYCPEFHNAEFASAVADFRNSVKSRANAQVSCAGQFIGNNLSKDYEGEWVHVDLAAPATRDEATGFGVALIAQTFAAELL
- a CDS encoding putative enoyl-CoA hydratase/Enoyl-CoA isomerase/3-hydroxyacyl-CoA dehydrogenase — its product is MEHKLRKSVPREVRAPYRAIEAVKLAVTHSCRFDRRRSVPSSNGAEQNDAAAAYTAAERALFESCLLLPETQAMQHLMRASQRTSMSWERKWISQQRPVPGLAIINDRSSAVHVAVSPPVSAASVSDLHTDDGTARLGLKKVAVIGAGTMGTSIALMLLRQSEIEVILVEADAQRQAVARHAIEDYLRSRVEAHRLSKHRFDDMLHRLRVTGSCIAPFPPVLADADLVFECAPEVAAIKQNILAGLDSVCKRSTILATGSSAQDVNELAAVTQRPGQVLGIHFFPPANESPLVEVIRGAATEGWVVERVMHLLCQLDKYPILSVSRHGYVGTRLLLTALYQAYAMLEDGCFPLQIDSVLRKDFHFTRGLFELEDIMGLDVIAMARASMMAVAARASGSSVPTPKRVGIEPSVPSAFELSNAWCPPSRPVFDIPNALVAAGALGRKTREGWYKYLTPQEASLGYRLRHPIASWLWTGSAPNRLGTGNTAKDGSAAGATTAAGCASMLLDASTTPLVAASSAASRERYPLVSLSSLIRQHNYSIEYRTIDCSKRRRVTRRPFCEEEIFERIVFAMINEAAKIMADGIVTNAADIDCISVYGFGFPAWKGGLCYYADHVAGIDKVVRKMQVYQRALGSEEFPAPCLALREMQVKGMTFASMFK